aaaatcaaccagaaaagttacttattttgcgtacgctgcctaaactataaaagatagaaccataaaatgttctaattaattgtagatcttataaatatctacaaaaaagtccgcgacacactatacccatctatgtcgagtgaggcacagcaaccatttttttatttaaaaatcttgaattttttttggactacatttaaacgcgtttattttactcatgctattaatccttatcaaaataaatgatttcatcactaagaacagtttatggagataatatttggtctttgaatgattaaaattggacgtttggttttgaagttatggcgaaattaaaatattacgatttctgctgcacggcccgttgtctaaactaatattataaagaggaaaactttgtttgtttgtttgtttgtttgtttgtttgtttgtttgtttgtactgaataggctcaaaaactactggaccgattttaaaaattctttcaccattcgaaagctacattatccacgagtaacataggctatattttattttggaaaaaaatagggttccgtaagatatttgggtttttcggacacaaggtgtaaaaaatcaaccagaaaagttacttattttgcgtacgctgcctaaactataaaagatagaaccataaaatgttctaattaattgtagatcttataaatatctacaaaaaagtccgcgacacactatacccatctatgtcgagtgaggcacagcaaccatttttttattcaaaaatcttgaattttttttggactacatttaaacgcgtttattttactcatgctattaatccttatcaaaataaatgatttcatcactaagaacagtttatggagataatatttagtctttgaatgattaaaattggacgtttggttttgaagttatggcgaaattaaaatattacgatttctgctgcacggcccgttgtctacactaatattataaagaggaaaactttgtttgtttgtttgtttgtttgtttgtttgtttgtttgtactgaataggctcaaaaactactggaccgattttattatataaagaggtaatgtcgttaagtttgtttgtagggggtaatctttagaactactgaaccgattttaaaaattctttcaccagtagaaagctacattattcctgagtgacataggctatacgggatctttaaaaacctaaatctacgcgggcgaagccgcggggatcagctagtaaagaatattttCCTTTTACAAAGTAAAGaaaggctgacatacataaatgtaaaagcctgttaatcaaagattttaaaaaaaaccggccaagtgcgagtcaggctcgcgcaatgagggttccgtactacagtcgtattttttcgacattatgcaggataattcaaaaaattgatacataaaaataaataaatatctgttttagaatgcacaggtgaagacctttcatatgataccctacttgatatagtcactcacttcgaaagttgaaaatactaattattagttcatgaccacaatttaatattttttgtgtgatctaaccctaaattcacggttttcagattttgccccaaatgtcagctataagatccacctacctgccaaatttcatgattctaggtcaacgggaagtaccctgtaggtttcttgacagacagacagacagacaacaaagtgatcctataagggttccgtttttccttttgaggtacggaaccctaaaaataaaaataaaatcttttttattcgtataaacttttacaagtactttcgaatagtcggatgcatctaccactggttcggaatgcctttcctaccgagaagaaccagcaagaaactcggcggttgctcttttcaaatatttgatataggtacaagattatgccatgtataaaatagtatttgcagtattgtgcgtcgccggaacgagctgcaggtcaaatccacgctcttttatcatttagataatcttcaattgtgcttttttcaggagcatatttttaatagattttttaaacttgtgcaaaggtaagtccaaaatagttcgcgggattttattataaaaggtaatacccatacccacaaatggcttttggactttcctgaggcggaaggtaggagctgcaagtatgtctctgtttctagttagcctattgtgtaagaagatcaccaattttcttgtaactaagaatattttgtcttatgattctttttttgttttgtaggacatacttcagaggtggtcccattttaatttggtaaagatctgatgaatatcttcggagatggagaacggaactcctcaatggacaATCACTGGCTCGCGATCAGGGTagtagctttgtaaacagtagggttttaaccaggcatagcatatttttaaccgacttcaaaacaggaggaggttctcagttgaaatgtatgtttgttacgcaatTTCTCCGCcaaataaaaattgattttgatgattcttttttgtttggtagGACATACTTGAGGTCTATTTTACTtcggtgaagatctgatgaatatcctCGGAGATGGAGAGCAGAACTTGTcagtggataagagtaaattgctcgcaatcagtgtaatagcttattaaacagtaggtttttaaccaggcatatcatattttactacaATGGGGccacaaaaaaatgtgaaataattttttttaaataaataaaaaccgactttaataaccacaaacactaaaaagtaaatagtagattattaaccaaggggatcaAGCAATGgtttctgtcgcgggtgacgatttaagttcacccaagacagctttatcaccgaggtaaatactctagttttcgtaccatttgcgaaaaaattaacacaataataatatgagataagcatttattaaacgtatttttagaacattaacttatttataaaaataaattaaaataaacttaacgtttatgtacctgtttgaagaaaacaaaaacgaggcaaattcctagactaatttttttttgtcggaaaagcaaaggcatcaagctcatacggcctcgtcggttgtcgtaactttatttaataatcataactgcacAATAAATGCgcattcctttttcaaaaagatgtataatgctttatatacaaactcaattgTGTAAacagatgtagtctgtctgtctggtgggaggcctcggccgtggctagttaccaccctaccggcaaagccgtgccgccaagctatttagcgttccggtatgatgccgtgtagaaaccaaagggtttaataaaaactgccatactccttccaggttagccctctcccaccttagactgcatcgtcacttaccattaggtgagattgcagtcaagggctatctagtatctgaataaataaataaaaaagaaataaaaagttccggtattccaaatttaaatcacattctctccctaggggatgaatgaaattcagtcatcaacgaagtagtacttagaaattctttgaattcagtacaattttctttccctgttttttatataaaataaaatgaaaagcaaaGCAGGGTGAAGAACTAGTATATTAGCAGTAGTAAAATTCTTGAAACTATCTTAACCTACACTGAATAATGGGAAAATATTTCCCACTTGATAATATTTTGCAATGCCGTTACGAACAAAGGGAAATTATTTCCCACCGCAAAATCCCCTTTTCCCCCcactttttcatattattttcatgaGATTTGAAATCTACTCACAAAACCCCCCCTAGAACCGGTCTCAGTTTTTATGTATCTCTTAAAAAGTGTTCCATTTGATTAAGggttaacagattaaaaatgactattgttatgaacgttttttgtggcattgaatgtcacttttttgagcaagtggtacaaaaaaataaattttcttaccacttgctcaaaaaagtgacattcaatgccacaaaaagcgtacataacaatagtcatttttaatctgttaaaaacggaagttgtactgaatttcattcatcccctagggagaaaatgtgatttaaattaggtgaattaatacttaggtacctgtatactgaactttttatttcttttttatttacagCTTGTCGCGCTCCTCGGCGATGGTGAGGCGCACGCCCTTGCCGCGCGGCAGCGAGATGTAGGCACGTTGTGAGGGGGGACGTGGGGAGCAATGAAAGGCGGGCTGGGTCGGTTGGCAGTCGTTTATTGCGCTAGTGCTGCGCCACCTTGGCGGCGATGCGCTTGTCGCGCTCCTCGGCGATGGTGAGCCGCACGCCCTTGCCGCGCGGCAGCGAGATGTAGGCACGTTGTGAGGGGGGACGTGGGGAGCAATGAAAGGCGGGCTGGGTCGGTTGGCAGTCGTTTATTGCGCTAGTGCTGCGCCACCTTGGCGGCGATGCGCTTGTCGCGCTCCTCGGCGATGGTGAGCCGCACGCCCTTGCCGCGCGGCAGCGAGATGTAGGCACGTTGTGAGGGGGGACGTGGGGAGCAATGAAAGGCGGGCTGGGTCGGTTGGCAGTCGTTTATTGCGCTAGTGCTGCGCCACCTTGGCGGCGATGCGCTTGTCGCGCTCCTCGGCGATGGTGAGGCGCACGCCCTTGCCGCGCGGCAGCGAGATGTAGGCACGTTGTGAGGGGGGACGTGGGGAGCAATGAAAGGCGGGCTGGGTCGGTTGACAGTCGTTTATTGCGCTAGTGCTGCGCCACCTTGGCGGCGATGCGCTTGTCGCGCTCCTCGGCGATGGTGAGGCGCACGCCCTTGCCGCGCGGCAGCGAGATGTAGGCACGTTGTGAGGGGGGACGTGGGGAGCAATGAAAGGCGGGCTGGGTCGGTTGGCAGTCGTTTATTGCGCTAGTGCTGCGCCACCTTGGCGGCGATGCGCTTGTCGCGCTCCTCGGCGATGGTGAGGCGCACGCCCTTGCCGCGCGGCAGCGAGATGTAGGCACGTTGTGAGGGGGGACGTGGGGAGCAATGAAAGGCGGGCTGGGTCGGTTGGCAGTCGTTTATTGCGCTAGTGCTGCGCCACCTTGGCGGCGATGCGCTTGTCGCGCTCCTCGGCGATGGTGAGGCGCACGCCCTTGCCGCGCGGCAGCGAGATGTAGGCACGTTGTGAGGGGGGACGTGGGGAGCAATGAAAGGCGGGCTGGGTCGGTTGGCAGTCGTTTATTGCGCTAGTGCTGCGCCACCTTGGCGGCGATGCGCTTGTCGCGCTCCTCGGCGATGGTGAGCCGCACGCCCTTGCCGCGCGGCAGCGAGATGTAGGCACGTTGTGAGGGGGGGACGTGGGGAGCAATGAAAGGCGGGCTGGGTCGGTTGGCAGTCGTTTATTGCGCTAGTGCTGCGCCACCTTGGCGGCGATGCGCTTGTCGCGCTCCTCGGCGATGGTGAGCCGCACGCCCTTGCCGCGCGGCAGCGAGATGTAGGCACGTTGTGAGGGGGGACGTGGGGAGCAATGAAAGGCGGGCTGGGTCGGTTGGCAGTCGTTTATTGCGCTAGTGCTGCGCCACCTTGGCGGCGATGCGCTTGTCGCGCTCCTCGGCGATGGTGAGCCGCACGCCCTTGCCGCGCGGCAGCGAGATGTAGGCACGGTGTGAGGGGGGACGTGGGGAGCAATGAAAGGCGGGCTGGGTCGGTTGGCAGTCGTTTATTGCGCTAGTGCTGCGCCACCTTGGCGGCGATGCGCTTGTCGCGCTCCTCGGCGATGGTGAGCCGCACGCCCTTGCCGCGCGGCAGCGAGATGTAGGCACGTTGTGAGGGGGGACGTGGGGAGCAATGAAAGGCGGGCTGGGTCGGTTGGCAGTCGTTTATTGCGCTAGTGCTGCGCCACCTTGGCGGCGATGCGCTTGTCGCGCTCCTCGGCGATGGTGAGCCGCACGCCCTTGCCGCGCGGCAGCGAGATGTAGGCACGTTGTGAGGGGGGACGTGGGGAGCAATGAAAGGCGGGCTGGGTCGGTTGGCAGTCGTTTATTGCGCTAGTGCTGCGCCACCTTGGCGGCGATGCGCTTGTCGCGCTCCTCGGCGATGGTGAGCCGCACGCCCTTGCCGCGCGGCAGCGAGATGTAGGCACGGTGTGAGGGGGGACGTGGGGAGCAATGAAAGGCGGGCTGGGTCGGTTGGCAGTCGTTTATTGCGCTAGTGCTGCGCCACCTTGGCGGCGATGCGCTTGTCGCGCTCCTCGGCGATGGTGAGCCGCACGCCCTTGCCGCGCGGCAGCGAGATGTAGGCCTTGGTGCCCTTGCCGATGATGAACACGTTGTGCAGGCGCGTGGCGAACATGTGCCCCGTGGAGTCCTTGACGTGCACGATGTCGAAGGAGCCGGGGTGGCGCTCGCGGGACACGATGGTGCCCACGCGGCCCAAGTTGCGGCCGCCCGTGATCATGCACAGGTTGCCCGACTCGAACTTGATGAAGTCCATGATCTTGGCGGACGCGATGTCCAGCTGCACCGAGTCGTTCACCTTGATGAGCGGGTCGGGGTAGCGCAGCGTGCGCCCGTCGTGCGTCACCAGGTACGGCACGTTCTTGGGCCCCGTGCCCACGTGCCGCACCTTGCACAGCTTGTACTGCAACACAACACCGCCGCTTCAACCAACTACTTTAgcaaagtgtctgtctgtctgcttttcactgcccatccgtttGACCAAGTTTGATTccgggatagcttgcatcccgggggaaggacatgagctactttttataccggaaaatcaaagagttcccacgggatttgtaaagacctaattccacgcgtacgcaatcgcgggcatccgctagtaACATTATATTCTCAAATCTCAACAGATACTTTCTACAATAATACAAAACTAAGTTGGCACTAACCTTAGCTTCTTCTGGTGTTATCCTGTGGATTGTGAAACGTCCCTTTACGTCATAGATCAGGCGGAACAGCTCATTTGTCTTCTCGATGGACACCACGTCTGAAAACACAAAACTATTTCATCACAATACAGCTGAAGGAATATTTGTTTGTGTTTCATCAAATGCAATGCTTAACggatgaaatctaaatatataaatttataaaatgaaaaggtgactgactgactgactgatctatcaacgcacagttcaaactactggacggatcgcgctgaaattcggcatgcagatagctattataacgtaggcgtccgctaagaaaggatttttcaaaattcaacccctaaaggggtaaaataggggtttgaagtttgtatgaaagtctgtcagttttgaagtgtcgataaagaagttttgtagttaatatttttgcaattagcagtacatgacatattttattaagcttatgttaaaatctcatagttaaaaatcaaaccaaatggtgtaaaataggggcttaaaatttgtgtagtccacgcg
This genomic window from Maniola hyperantus chromosome 5, iAphHyp1.2, whole genome shotgun sequence contains:
- the RpS4 gene encoding small ribosomal subunit protein eS4 — translated: MARGPKKHLKRLNAPKAWMLDKLGGVYAPRPSTGPHKLRECLPLVIFLRNRLKYALTGNEVLKIVKQRLIRVDGKVRTDPTYPAGFMDVVSIEKTNELFRLIYDVKGRFTIHRITPEEAKYKLCKVRHVGTGPKNVPYLVTHDGRTLRYPDPLIKVNDSVQLDIASAKIMDFIKFESGNLCMITGGRNLGRVGTIVSRERHPGSFDIVHVKDSTGHMFATRLHNVFIIGKGTKAYISLPRGKGVRLTIAEERDKRIAAKVAQH